Proteins encoded together in one Armatimonadota bacterium window:
- a CDS encoding tetratricopeptide repeat protein, which produces MSGLTQTDIARPNLTKSFISLLESGRTYPSVSTLVALADRLQTSLALLVLDPSQLPRETTLNLLALARSAATAPAQAERLLVAAEALAGETPDLQAELLLARADVAATQGRPRDAERILREGLAWVRRRALTRYEPRILSRLASLSLGRGDEDAARQNLEDALAAFRTTRTLRSLEGCEALLSYGEVLGRRGRPGRAQRIFEEVIQVARRQDLPVILGRAHLALARLHLAGGRQPQALAALRAAREVLLPVEDGAAHASALQLLGRLLAEVGEVQEAHQILSHARAAAERTGDARTRAAVLDDLARVLIRMGKVTEAHRHAREALALAEAHKDAAQRARCLATLGRVAKAQRRWKAAVDHLRQAVDLFGRLRLTAELGETARELGMLLRERGDHAAAAEYLSMAVGSAPGGGRPPDDGK; this is translated from the coding sequence GTGAGCGGCCTGACCCAGACCGACATCGCCCGGCCCAACCTCACCAAGAGCTTCATCAGCCTCCTGGAGTCGGGGCGCACGTATCCCTCGGTCTCCACCCTGGTGGCCCTCGCAGACCGGCTGCAGACGTCCCTGGCTCTGCTGGTGCTGGACCCCTCGCAGCTCCCCCGGGAGACTACCCTCAACCTGCTGGCCCTGGCCCGGTCGGCCGCGACGGCGCCGGCCCAGGCGGAACGCCTGCTGGTGGCGGCCGAGGCCCTGGCCGGCGAGACCCCGGACCTGCAGGCCGAACTGCTGCTGGCCCGGGCGGACGTGGCCGCGACCCAGGGACGCCCCCGGGACGCCGAGCGGATCCTCCGGGAGGGGTTGGCCTGGGTCCGCCGCCGGGCCCTCACGCGTTACGAGCCCCGGATCCTGTCCAGGCTGGCGTCCCTGAGCCTGGGCCGGGGCGACGAAGATGCGGCTCGCCAGAACCTCGAAGACGCGCTGGCGGCCTTCCGGACCACGCGCACGCTCCGCTCGCTGGAAGGGTGCGAGGCCTTGCTCAGCTACGGGGAGGTCCTGGGCCGGCGAGGCCGCCCCGGGCGCGCCCAGCGGATTTTCGAAGAGGTGATCCAGGTGGCCCGGCGCCAGGACCTGCCGGTGATACTGGGGCGGGCCCATCTGGCCCTGGCCCGGCTGCACCTGGCCGGCGGACGTCAGCCGCAGGCTCTGGCCGCCCTGCGCGCCGCCCGCGAGGTCCTGCTTCCCGTCGAGGATGGCGCCGCCCACGCGTCTGCCCTGCAACTGCTCGGACGCCTGCTGGCCGAGGTGGGCGAAGTCCAGGAGGCCCACCAGATCCTCTCGCACGCCCGCGCGGCGGCAGAACGGACGGGCGATGCCCGCACCCGCGCGGCGGTCCTGGATGACCTGGCCCGGGTGCTGATCCGCATGGGGAAGGTCACCGAGGCCCACCGACACGCCCGGGAGGCTCTGGCCCTGGCCGAGGCCCACAAGGATGCCGCCCAGCGCGCTCGATGCCTGGCTACCCTGGGGCGGGTGGCGAAGGCCCAGCGCAGGTGGAAGGCGGCGGTCGACCACCTTCGACAGGCGGTGGACCTGTTCGGGCGCCTGCGGCTGACGGCTGAACTGGGCGAGACCGCCCGGGAACTGGGGATGCTCCTCAGGGAGCGAGGAGACCACGCGGCGGCTGCAGAGTACCTGTCCATGGCCGTTGGCTCCGCCCCGGGCGGGGGACGCCCGCCCGACGACGGAAAGTAA
- a CDS encoding cupin domain-containing protein gives MKAVKVAGARGFFRIVAGTPRSQAATMVLRPGQTTGGTDNRHPHEDQWLYVISGTGLAIVEGRRIRLTPGTLLLIEAGEAHEIRGTGPEPLVTVNVYAPPAY, from the coding sequence GTGAAAGCCGTGAAGGTTGCAGGCGCCAGGGGGTTCTTCCGAATCGTGGCCGGCACCCCCCGATCGCAGGCGGCCACCATGGTCCTGCGTCCCGGCCAGACGACCGGAGGAACCGACAACCGCCACCCGCACGAGGATCAGTGGCTGTACGTGATCTCGGGAACGGGGCTGGCCATCGTGGAGGGCCGCAGAATTCGTCTGACGCCCGGGACCCTGCTGCTCATCGAGGCGGGGGAGGCCCACGAGATCCGGGGCACGGGACCTGAGCCTCTGGTGACCGTCAACGTCTACGCCCCGCCGGCGTATTGA
- a CDS encoding Crp/Fnr family transcriptional regulator: protein MPADLNALRRVGLFASLGDDLLTGLVQQLRRRSFSRGTMLFHKDQAGDALYIVESGRVRIFLPAPGGEELTVEIAGPGDVFGELALLDGRPRSASAEALEDTVVLTLGREEFLRHLRTTPSLAAALVELLSSRLRHVTEYAESLAFLDIRARLARTLLEMADRYGVRRDGVEIDLDLTQTDLATMVGATRERVNRALGMLRAQGLVDLRGKRIILPDPSRLRQWTAP from the coding sequence ATGCCTGCGGACCTGAACGCGCTCAGACGGGTGGGCCTGTTCGCCTCCCTGGGGGACGACCTGCTGACGGGGCTGGTCCAGCAGTTGCGGCGCCGCAGCTTCTCCCGGGGGACGATGCTGTTCCACAAGGACCAGGCCGGCGACGCCCTGTACATCGTCGAGTCCGGCCGCGTGCGCATCTTTCTGCCGGCGCCGGGCGGGGAGGAGCTCACGGTGGAGATCGCCGGGCCCGGGGACGTTTTCGGAGAGCTGGCCCTGCTGGACGGCCGCCCGCGGTCCGCCAGCGCGGAAGCCCTGGAGGACACGGTGGTCCTCACCCTCGGCCGGGAGGAATTCCTCCGTCATCTCCGCACCACGCCTTCGCTCGCGGCCGCCCTGGTGGAACTGTTGAGCAGCCGGCTCCGCCACGTGACCGAGTACGCCGAGAGCCTGGCGTTCCTGGACATCCGCGCCCGGCTGGCGCGCACGCTGCTGGAGATGGCCGACCGCTACGGAGTCCGCCGGGACGGGGTGGAGATCGATCTGGACCTGACCCAGACGGACCTGGCTACGATGGTGGGGGCGACCCGCGAGCGGGTGAACCGCGCCCTCGGCATGCTTCGGGCTCAGGGCCTGGTGGATCTGCGGGGGAAGAGGATCATCCTGCCGGATCCCTCACGACTGCGGCAGTGGACTGCCCCCTGA
- the lepB gene encoding signal peptidase I, with protein MDRREGLRKIRRSVWEFVRTVVVAFVLAQLIMVSVAQAFQVEQYSMEPTLLPHDRVLVDKISYRLRGPHRGDVIVLRYPLNPQRNYIKRIVALPGDAVEIRDGRLIVNGTPVDEPYLNGRPQGSFGPVVIPDDAVFVLGDNRNNSEDSRAFGPLKSEFIVGQAVLIYWPFPRARLLVGGRGR; from the coding sequence ATGGACCGCCGGGAAGGATTGCGGAAGATCCGCCGGAGCGTCTGGGAGTTCGTCCGGACGGTGGTGGTCGCCTTCGTCCTCGCGCAGCTGATCATGGTGTCGGTGGCCCAGGCATTCCAGGTGGAACAGTACTCGATGGAACCCACCCTGCTCCCCCACGACCGCGTCCTGGTGGACAAGATCTCCTACCGCCTGCGCGGACCCCATCGGGGAGACGTGATTGTCCTGCGCTATCCTCTCAACCCGCAGCGGAACTACATCAAGCGGATCGTGGCGCTGCCGGGGGATGCGGTGGAGATCCGCGACGGCCGGCTGATCGTCAACGGGACGCCGGTCGACGAGCCGTACCTCAACGGCAGGCCGCAGGGCAGCTTCGGTCCGGTCGTGATCCCCGACGACGCGGTGTTCGTCCTGGGCGACAACCGCAACAACAGCGAGGACAGCCGGGCGTTCGGGCCCCTGAAGTCGGAGTTCATCGTGGGGCAGGCCGTGCTCATATACTGGCCTTTCCCCAGAGCCCGGCTGCTGGTCGGCGGCCGCGGCAGGTAG
- a CDS encoding YbaB/EbfC family nucleoid-associated protein, whose protein sequence is MKDVGRLMKQMQRLQQDMARLQEELRQERVEAAAGGGVVRAVVDGHGDVVDLTIDPSVVDPADVQMLTDLIVAAVTAAQRAARERAEEKMRALGGGLP, encoded by the coding sequence GTGAAGGACGTGGGCCGGCTGATGAAGCAGATGCAGCGCCTGCAGCAGGATATGGCGCGGCTGCAGGAAGAGCTGCGCCAGGAGCGCGTGGAGGCCGCCGCGGGGGGCGGGGTCGTCCGGGCGGTGGTCGACGGCCACGGGGACGTGGTGGATCTGACCATTGACCCCTCGGTGGTGGATCCCGCCGACGTGCAGATGCTGACCGACCTGATCGTGGCCGCCGTCACCGCGGCCCAGCGGGCGGCCCGGGAGCGGGCGGAGGAGAAGATGCGCGCCCTGGGCGGCGGCCTGCCCTAG
- the dnaX gene encoding DNA polymerase III subunit gamma/tau, translating to MSHLSFYRKWRPRTFEEVIGQERVTRTLQNAIRAQRVVHAYLFAGHRGTGKTTTARILAKALNCAQGPTPTPCNACAQCEAIGGGYAVDVIEIDAASNRGIEEIRELRDRIRLAPAEARYKVYIIDEAHMLTPEAANALLKTLEEPPAHAVLILVTTEPHRLPPTILSRCQRFDFRRVSSREIVARLRHIAREEGFAVDERALTLIAASADGSVRDAESMLDQLVAFAQGPVTADDVVAVLGLVEEETALRLADAVIARDPTACLALVHQAAADGRDARQLLRALLDHFRDLLVVATGSRDADLLDTTEARLAALSAQAERTSVEDILRALAVLSATEAEARWNPQPRLLLEVALVRLCRPEMDPTLEGLRARLRLLEQKIAGAPAPAAPAPASTPEPPRPAPRPEEPAPREAEEPAPAPSPADPPPAVDLNQVRQLWGRILEEVKRTKMFCHALLIEGVPLRVEGSTLVVGLRAGYNFHVDNLHRPENRAVVEGALERVLQRRLRLHCTLIETLPEPTPPPVADPVVARAAELFGAQILEVKPLD from the coding sequence ATGTCCCACCTGTCCTTCTATCGGAAGTGGCGGCCCCGGACGTTCGAGGAGGTCATCGGTCAGGAACGGGTGACGCGGACCCTGCAGAACGCCATCCGCGCCCAGCGGGTGGTGCACGCCTACCTGTTCGCCGGCCATCGGGGGACCGGCAAGACCACCACCGCCCGCATCCTGGCCAAGGCCCTGAACTGCGCCCAGGGGCCCACGCCCACCCCGTGCAACGCCTGCGCCCAGTGCGAGGCCATCGGCGGGGGCTACGCGGTGGACGTCATCGAGATCGATGCGGCCAGCAACCGCGGGATCGAGGAGATCCGGGAGCTGCGGGACCGGATCCGCCTGGCGCCCGCCGAGGCGCGGTACAAGGTCTACATCATCGACGAGGCGCACATGCTCACCCCCGAAGCCGCCAACGCGCTGCTCAAGACCCTGGAGGAGCCCCCGGCCCACGCCGTCCTCATCCTGGTCACCACCGAGCCCCACCGGCTGCCTCCCACCATCCTCTCCCGGTGCCAGCGGTTCGACTTCCGCCGGGTCAGCAGCCGGGAGATCGTCGCCCGGCTGCGCCACATCGCCCGGGAGGAGGGGTTTGCGGTGGACGAGCGGGCGCTGACCCTGATCGCGGCCAGCGCCGACGGCTCGGTGCGCGACGCCGAATCGATGCTGGACCAGCTGGTCGCCTTCGCCCAGGGGCCCGTCACCGCCGACGACGTGGTGGCGGTCCTGGGCCTGGTGGAAGAGGAGACGGCGCTGCGGCTGGCGGACGCGGTGATCGCCCGCGACCCCACCGCCTGCCTGGCGCTGGTCCACCAGGCCGCCGCCGACGGGCGGGACGCCCGCCAGCTCCTGCGCGCGCTACTGGACCACTTCCGCGACCTGCTGGTGGTCGCCACCGGGTCCCGGGACGCCGATCTGCTGGACACCACCGAGGCCAGGCTGGCAGCCCTCAGCGCCCAGGCCGAACGGACGTCGGTGGAGGACATCCTGCGGGCGCTGGCGGTTCTGTCGGCCACCGAGGCCGAGGCCCGCTGGAACCCGCAGCCGCGGCTGCTGCTGGAGGTGGCGCTGGTCCGCCTGTGCCGGCCCGAGATGGATCCGACCCTGGAAGGCCTGCGGGCGCGCCTGCGCCTGCTGGAGCAGAAAATCGCCGGCGCCCCCGCGCCCGCGGCACCGGCCCCGGCCTCCACCCCGGAGCCCCCCCGCCCCGCCCCGCGGCCCGAGGAACCCGCCCCCCGGGAAGCGGAGGAGCCCGCTCCCGCGCCATCGCCGGCTGACCCCCCACCGGCCGTCGACCTGAACCAGGTCCGGCAGCTGTGGGGGCGCATCCTGGAGGAGGTCAAGCGCACCAAGATGTTCTGCCACGCGCTGCTGATCGAGGGCGTCCCCCTCCGGGTGGAGGGCTCCACCCTGGTGGTGGGGCTGCGGGCGGGCTACAACTTTCACGTGGACAACCTGCACCGCCCGGAAAACCGCGCCGTCGTCGAGGGGGCCCTGGAGCGGGTGCTGCAGCGCCGGCTGCGCCTGCACTGCACCCTCATCGAGACCCTTCCCGAACCCACCCCTCCGCCGGTGGCGGACCCGGTGGTGGCCCGGGCGGCCGAACTGTTCGGAGCCCAGATCCTGGAGGTCAAGCCGCTGGACTGA
- a CDS encoding CPBP family glutamic-type intramembrane protease codes for MVAQSSLGQVIPAGLTAFALASALAAAWVWRDARARLSGPEAEVWVWAVGTLVALPVFLPLYLLAARPVGRTIHCPACGRPTLSHRASCLHCGHPLAFDAPPGHWGLGEAVGVAVVFLVTLPVAAQALGLEVTSALPVLSAVAVAQNALFVGLALYVVRRRYRLPGSAVGLTLRAWPQTAAVGLAVGAASVSLSVGAEHLAVWAIGLLVGRERAEAMAEAEHARDVLAGILRGPLTGVELAWVVVLVCVLVPVGEELYFRGLLYGALRPHSPALATAVSAVVFAAVHQQVIHFLPILLLGVVLAVLYQRTGSLVGPMVVHGINNLVAVLAILNNWNV; via the coding sequence GTGGTCGCGCAGTCGTCCCTGGGACAGGTCATCCCTGCCGGCCTGACCGCCTTCGCCCTGGCGTCGGCGCTGGCGGCCGCGTGGGTGTGGCGGGACGCGCGGGCGCGCCTGTCCGGACCCGAGGCCGAAGTGTGGGTGTGGGCGGTGGGGACCCTGGTGGCCCTGCCGGTCTTCCTCCCCCTGTACCTGCTGGCCGCCCGACCCGTGGGGAGGACCATCCACTGCCCCGCGTGCGGGCGCCCGACGCTCAGCCACCGGGCGTCCTGCCTGCACTGCGGCCACCCGCTGGCGTTCGACGCCCCGCCGGGCCACTGGGGCCTGGGGGAGGCGGTCGGGGTGGCGGTGGTGTTTCTGGTCACCCTGCCGGTGGCGGCCCAGGCCCTGGGGCTGGAGGTGACGTCCGCCCTCCCGGTGCTGTCGGCGGTGGCGGTGGCCCAGAACGCGCTGTTCGTGGGCCTCGCCCTGTATGTCGTGCGTCGGCGCTACCGCCTGCCGGGGTCGGCCGTGGGCCTGACCCTGCGGGCGTGGCCGCAGACGGCGGCGGTGGGGCTGGCGGTGGGCGCGGCCAGCGTGTCCCTCAGCGTGGGCGCCGAGCACCTGGCGGTGTGGGCCATCGGTCTGCTGGTGGGCCGCGAGCGCGCCGAGGCGATGGCGGAGGCCGAGCACGCCCGGGACGTGCTGGCGGGCATCCTGCGCGGGCCGCTGACCGGCGTCGAGCTGGCGTGGGTGGTGGTGCTGGTGTGCGTGCTGGTGCCCGTGGGGGAAGAGCTGTACTTCCGGGGGCTCCTGTACGGAGCGCTGCGCCCCCACAGCCCGGCGCTGGCCACGGCGGTTTCCGCCGTCGTCTTCGCGGCCGTCCACCAGCAGGTGATACACTTCCTGCCCATCCTCCTGCTGGGCGTGGTGCTCGCGGTACTGTACCAGCGCACCGGCTCACTGGTCGGGCCCATGGTGGTCCACGGCATCAACAACCTCGTGGCCGTCCTGGCCATCCTGAACAACTGGAATGTGTGA
- a CDS encoding MFS transporter: protein MPPRFAAVRSRNFRLLWLGLLISHTGTWMASVGIGWTVYALTGSPLYLGLNSLAFAAPMLVLPIIGGVVADRVPRVRLMMLCQAGMMAGAAALAILAHTGHLRVEVIIALNFLEGVFLAFENPTRQALIPDLVAPDALLSAVSLAGASYQSAAFLGPALAGAVLSAVGNERVYILFYLNAVSFGAVLLSLALLRGVPERRAAGSGGSVWHYLREGLRYVRETPATRTLIALALVVSVCGRSYVALLPVFARDILAVGARGLGFLLAAPGAGTIAGSLLLAARGDIRHRGRYYVLANLGFAACLAAFVLSRHVALSLAMLFVGGGLVATAGTTLVTMLQERTPPQVRGRVLSLITMTFIGAPSLGGLLMGATATAAGAPAALLAGAAVVATAMLSAGARTVMTER, encoded by the coding sequence GTGCCGCCCCGGTTCGCCGCCGTCCGCTCCCGCAACTTCCGCCTCCTGTGGCTGGGCCTGCTGATCTCCCACACCGGCACCTGGATGGCCAGCGTGGGCATCGGCTGGACGGTGTACGCCCTGACCGGCTCCCCTCTGTACCTGGGGCTGAACAGCCTGGCGTTCGCCGCGCCGATGCTGGTCTTGCCGATCATCGGCGGGGTGGTGGCGGACCGGGTGCCCCGGGTCCGCCTGATGATGCTCTGCCAGGCGGGCATGATGGCCGGCGCGGCGGCTCTGGCCATCCTGGCCCACACCGGCCACCTGCGGGTGGAGGTCATCATCGCGCTGAATTTCCTCGAAGGCGTCTTCCTGGCGTTTGAGAACCCCACCCGCCAGGCCCTGATCCCCGACCTGGTGGCTCCCGACGCGCTCCTGAGCGCCGTATCCCTGGCCGGGGCCTCCTACCAGAGCGCGGCCTTCCTGGGCCCCGCGCTGGCCGGAGCGGTCCTGAGCGCCGTGGGCAACGAGCGGGTGTACATCCTCTTCTACCTGAATGCCGTGTCTTTCGGGGCCGTGCTGCTGTCGCTGGCCCTCCTGCGGGGCGTCCCCGAGCGCCGGGCGGCGGGCTCTGGCGGAAGCGTGTGGCACTACCTGCGGGAGGGGCTGCGGTATGTGCGGGAGACGCCGGCCACCCGGACCCTCATCGCCCTGGCCCTGGTGGTGAGCGTGTGTGGCCGGTCCTACGTGGCGCTGCTGCCCGTGTTCGCCCGGGACATCCTGGCGGTGGGCGCGCGGGGGCTGGGGTTCCTGCTGGCGGCGCCCGGGGCGGGGACCATCGCGGGATCGCTGCTGCTGGCCGCGCGAGGGGACATCCGCCACCGGGGGCGGTATTACGTCCTGGCCAACCTGGGGTTTGCCGCCTGCCTGGCCGCTTTTGTCCTGTCCCGCCACGTCGCGCTGTCCCTGGCAATGCTGTTCGTCGGCGGCGGGCTGGTGGCCACCGCCGGCACCACCCTGGTGACCATGCTCCAGGAACGTACCCCGCCCCAGGTGCGGGGACGGGTCCTCAGCCTGATCACCATGACCTTCATCGGTGCCCCCTCCCTGGGGGGCCTGCTGATGGGGGCCACGGCCACCGCCGCGGGCGCGCCGGCCGCCCTGCTGGCCGGGGCGGCGGTGGTGGCGACTGCGATGCTCTCCGCCGGGGCACGCACGGTGATGACAGAACGCTAG
- a CDS encoding cupredoxin domain-containing protein has protein sequence MRRVALFAVLAALVLAVAPAQAQSRRVIEIRMRSYMFVPSLITVTQGETVVLVLINDDPDGRTHSFAARWLVGKQVNFRGTLFREGVDDERRFFAVAPGQQAEIEFVADQVGSFPFVCGVFDHGARGQAGAVNVLPRP, from the coding sequence ATGCGGCGGGTTGCGCTCTTCGCAGTGCTGGCGGCGCTGGTGCTGGCGGTCGCACCGGCGCAGGCGCAGTCCCGGCGGGTCATTGAGATCCGGATGCGGTCGTATATGTTCGTGCCGAGCCTGATCACGGTCACCCAGGGCGAGACCGTCGTTCTGGTCCTCATCAACGACGACCCCGACGGGCGCACCCACAGCTTCGCGGCTCGCTGGCTGGTGGGAAAGCAGGTCAATTTCCGCGGCACCCTGTTCCGCGAAGGGGTCGACGACGAGCGCCGTTTCTTCGCGGTGGCTCCCGGCCAGCAGGCCGAGATCGAGTTCGTGGCCGACCAGGTGGGGTCATTCCCCTTCGTGTGCGGCGTCTTCGACCACGGGGCGCGCGGGCAGGCTGGTGCGGTGAACGTGCTCCCCCGTCCGTGA
- a CDS encoding amino acid--tRNA ligase-related protein, giving the protein MALVLLRADVMRAVRDVLTSQGFVELDTPEITAGTGACESVPTVFGLDFLGRRMFLRQTAQLDLEVALVRWGIPRVYTVGRSFRAEPRADGRHLCEFTLVEAEAREWDLDALVAHQQDLVRAVITAVCDHPLLPPGRGDALAADLQRLTVITYDEAVSLLGKAWGEDLTAADEAALTARFGITWVVRYPAPIKFFNMHDTRANGGLTVDCCDVLLPLAGETFGSSVREHDPQRLRDKLYGSPMYAQLLAAGGQPDVFEPYLALFDGQPQRRAGYGLGFDRLMQYLLGVPDVRTAIPFPVDATYGQR; this is encoded by the coding sequence GTGGCTCTGGTCCTGCTGCGGGCTGATGTGATGCGCGCAGTGCGCGACGTCCTGACTTCCCAGGGATTCGTGGAGCTGGATACCCCCGAGATCACCGCCGGCACCGGAGCCTGCGAGAGCGTGCCCACGGTGTTCGGCCTGGACTTTCTGGGCCGGCGGATGTTCCTGCGCCAGACGGCCCAGCTGGACCTGGAGGTGGCCCTGGTGCGCTGGGGGATCCCCCGCGTGTACACCGTGGGGCGGTCGTTCCGGGCCGAACCCCGCGCCGACGGCCGGCATCTGTGCGAGTTCACCCTGGTGGAGGCGGAGGCCCGGGAGTGGGACCTGGATGCGCTGGTCGCCCACCAGCAGGATCTGGTGCGGGCGGTCATCACCGCCGTCTGCGACCACCCGCTGCTGCCCCCCGGGCGCGGGGACGCCCTGGCGGCCGACCTGCAGCGCCTGACGGTGATCACCTACGACGAGGCCGTCTCCCTGCTGGGGAAGGCCTGGGGAGAGGACCTGACCGCCGCCGACGAGGCGGCCCTGACGGCCCGGTTCGGCATCACCTGGGTCGTCCGGTATCCCGCCCCGATCAAGTTCTTCAACATGCACGATACCCGGGCCAACGGCGGGCTGACCGTGGACTGCTGCGATGTGCTGCTGCCGCTGGCGGGGGAGACGTTCGGGTCGTCGGTCCGCGAGCACGACCCCCAGCGCCTGCGGGACAAGCTGTACGGCAGTCCCATGTACGCCCAGCTCCTCGCCGCCGGCGGGCAGCCGGACGTCTTCGAGCCCTACCTGGCGCTGTTCGACGGACAGCCTCAGCGGCGGGCGGGCTACGGGCTGGGGTTTGACCGCCTGATGCAGTACCTGCTGGGCGTCCCGGACGTGCGCACCGCCATTCCCTTCCCGGTGGACGCCACCTACGGGCAGAGGTGA
- a CDS encoding GntR family transcriptional regulator encodes MPDGESVPLPPRVPRIERQLIRERVYATLKTWILDGTLRPNETIRDVELAARLGVSRTPLREAVRRLEDEGLIHTAANRWTRVAPIDIPEAERIYPMVWTLEALAVRLAAPHLTADDLKAMDEANASLRRALARRDPVGASMADQEFHAVFIHRADHPELRQTLEWLKAKIRRVEVLYFGGTLVAEASVEEHRRILQALRARDISAAAREVQSNWQNSLGRLRAYLDRRRAREGVPPHPIPRNR; translated from the coding sequence GTGCCGGATGGTGAATCCGTGCCCCTCCCTCCCCGGGTTCCTCGCATCGAACGGCAGCTGATCCGGGAGCGCGTCTATGCAACGCTTAAGACGTGGATCCTCGATGGGACTCTCCGGCCGAACGAAACCATCCGGGACGTCGAGCTGGCCGCTCGTCTTGGGGTCAGCCGGACACCGCTGCGTGAGGCCGTGCGCCGGCTGGAAGACGAGGGGTTGATCCACACCGCAGCCAACCGTTGGACCCGCGTAGCTCCCATAGACATCCCTGAGGCGGAACGGATCTACCCCATGGTGTGGACCCTGGAGGCGCTGGCCGTACGGCTGGCGGCGCCCCACCTGACTGCTGACGACCTCAAGGCCATGGACGAAGCCAACGCCTCGCTACGCCGCGCGCTGGCCCGCCGAGATCCCGTGGGGGCCTCCATGGCGGACCAGGAGTTCCACGCAGTTTTCATCCATCGGGCAGACCATCCGGAACTGAGGCAGACCCTGGAGTGGTTGAAGGCGAAGATTCGCCGTGTGGAAGTCCTGTACTTCGGCGGTACTTTGGTGGCTGAAGCCTCGGTGGAGGAACACAGACGGATCCTGCAGGCCCTGCGGGCGAGGGATATCTCAGCGGCCGCGCGGGAAGTGCAGAGCAATTGGCAGAACAGCCTGGGGAGACTCCGGGCCTACCTGGATAGACGACGGGCGCGAGAAGGCGTTCCCCCGCACCCGATCCCGCGCAACCGTTAG
- the recR gene encoding recombination mediator RecR has translation MTPVYPEPLARLIAELSKMPTVGPKTAQRLAFHILRMPAEDASRLAQAILDAKAQIRYCSICFHITDSDPCAICSNPTRTRSVICVVEDPRDVLAMERTREYRGLYHVLHGAISPLDGVGPDDLKIAELLRRVQDGEVREVIIATNPRVEGEATALYLARILKPLGVRVTRIAHGLPVGADLEYADEVTLAKALEGRREM, from the coding sequence GTGACGCCTGTGTACCCGGAGCCCCTGGCCCGCCTGATCGCCGAGCTGTCCAAGATGCCCACCGTGGGGCCCAAGACGGCCCAGCGGCTGGCCTTCCACATCCTCCGGATGCCTGCCGAGGACGCCAGCCGCCTGGCCCAGGCGATCCTGGACGCCAAGGCGCAGATCCGGTACTGCAGCATCTGCTTCCACATCACCGATTCCGACCCGTGCGCCATCTGCTCCAACCCCACCCGCACCCGCAGCGTGATCTGCGTCGTGGAGGATCCCCGGGATGTCCTGGCCATGGAGCGGACCCGGGAGTACCGGGGGCTGTATCACGTGCTTCACGGCGCCATCTCTCCTCTGGACGGGGTGGGACCCGACGACCTGAAGATCGCCGAGCTGCTGCGCCGGGTGCAGGACGGCGAGGTCCGGGAGGTGATCATCGCCACCAACCCCCGGGTGGAGGGTGAGGCCACCGCCCTGTACCTGGCCCGCATCCTCAAGCCTCTGGGCGTCCGGGTGACGCGCATCGCCCACGGGCTGCCCGTGGGCGCCGACCTGGAGTACGCCGACGAGGTCACCCTGGCGAAGGCCCTCGAGGGACGGCGGGAGATGTAG